Proteins encoded by one window of Chondromyces crocatus:
- a CDS encoding class I SAM-dependent methyltransferase codes for MRIDFGRTARDYARHRVGFPASLFPRLADRRVGLLGQKILDLGTGTGALARGFATRGCSVTGVDIAPSLLAAAARLDEEAGVAVAYVASRVEELPFPDQSFDAVTAGQCWHWFDRAAALAEARRVLRPGGALVLATFDWLSLPGNPVEATEALIERHNPTQPKPHIQFGHTTGIYPRWTRDLDEGGFVGVETFSYDHPVAYSHEGWRGRIRASQGVGASLPDEEVTRFDAELAALLRERFPEDPLTILHRVFVAMGRLPEASG; via the coding sequence ATGCGCATCGATTTCGGCCGGACCGCCAGGGACTACGCCCGTCACCGCGTCGGCTTCCCCGCGTCCCTCTTTCCCCGCCTCGCCGACCGCCGCGTCGGCCTCCTGGGCCAGAAGATCCTCGACCTCGGCACCGGGACCGGGGCCCTCGCGCGCGGCTTTGCGACCCGCGGTTGCAGCGTCACCGGCGTCGACATCGCCCCCTCCCTCCTCGCCGCTGCCGCTCGCCTCGACGAAGAAGCCGGCGTCGCCGTCGCCTACGTCGCCTCCCGCGTCGAAGAACTCCCCTTCCCCGACCAGAGCTTCGACGCCGTGACCGCCGGCCAGTGCTGGCACTGGTTCGATCGCGCTGCTGCCCTCGCCGAAGCCCGGCGCGTCCTGCGCCCTGGCGGCGCCCTCGTCCTCGCCACCTTCGACTGGCTCTCCTTGCCCGGCAACCCCGTCGAGGCCACCGAAGCCCTCATCGAGCGCCACAACCCGACGCAGCCGAAGCCGCACATCCAGTTCGGCCACACCACCGGCATCTACCCCCGCTGGACCCGCGACCTCGACGAAGGCGGCTTCGTCGGCGTCGAGACCTTCTCCTACGACCACCCCGTCGCCTACTCCCACGAAGGCTGGCGTGGCCGCATCCGCGCCAGCCAGGGCGTCGGCGCCTCCTTGCCCGACGAGGAGGTCACGCGCTTCGATGCCGAGCTGGCCGCCCTCCTCCGCGAGCGCTTCCCCGAAGATCCGCTGACCATCCTGCACCGGGTCTTCGTGGCGATGGGCCGCTTGCCCGAGGCGTCGGGATGA
- a CDS encoding SDR family NAD(P)-dependent oxidoreductase, giving the protein MAQTTKGSTIVVTGAAGALGEGVVRSLVARGHRVAAVARASSEARLRALEAELGDACVGFSADVASIDDWTALLRDLTSRLGTPTGAALVAGGWTGGFPLHEAQGDASYRTLLAQNLDTVRTSLHALLPGMVAERRGSIVVVGARPSLRPELGAGMADYTATKAAVVALAQAAAAEVLPHHVRINAILPTTIDTPSNRQAMPGADVTTWVSIPSLAGVVAFLLSDEARDISGAAIPVYGRA; this is encoded by the coding sequence ATGGCACAGACGACGAAGGGCTCGACGATCGTGGTCACCGGCGCCGCTGGAGCGCTGGGCGAAGGGGTGGTGCGCTCGCTCGTCGCGCGGGGACACCGCGTCGCCGCCGTGGCCAGGGCCTCGTCCGAAGCGCGCCTCCGCGCGCTGGAAGCGGAACTCGGCGACGCCTGCGTAGGCTTCTCGGCGGACGTCGCATCCATCGATGACTGGACGGCCCTCCTGCGCGACCTCACCTCGCGCCTCGGCACCCCCACGGGCGCTGCCCTCGTCGCCGGCGGCTGGACGGGCGGCTTCCCCCTCCACGAAGCCCAGGGCGACGCCTCCTACCGCACCCTCCTCGCCCAGAACCTCGACACGGTGCGCACCTCCCTTCACGCCTTGCTCCCGGGCATGGTCGCCGAGCGCCGCGGCAGCATCGTCGTCGTCGGCGCGCGCCCCTCCCTCCGCCCCGAGCTGGGCGCCGGCATGGCCGACTACACCGCCACCAAGGCCGCCGTCGTCGCCCTCGCCCAGGCCGCCGCCGCCGAGGTGCTCCCGCACCACGTCCGCATCAACGCCATCCTCCCCACCACCATCGACACCCCCTCGAACCGGCAGGCCATGCCCGGCGCCGACGTCACCACCTGGGTCAGCATCCCCTCGCTCGCCGGCGTCGTCGCCTTCCTCCTCTCCGACGAAGCCCGCGACATCTCCGGCGCCGCCATCCCCGTCTACGGCCGCGCCTAG
- a CDS encoding OmpA family protein, with translation MTVLSRSHWSDSGSPALHSSGRIGRAFRGLSLSLAAALVGLGALLVPASEAAAQTSPTRAGGTTGNGDGMDLHLFRPSVDSKGFFGVNGADILGANDISLGLIIDYGHGLVPLAPNPNDTDALIKHAFQGTFQFNYGIANWLTVGLSAPVVLSGGDAIQGIGPTGRTYNDDDAEAQALGNLALHVKLRLLRPASDPIGLSIIAQAGYGVGGSADLSAEPGFWYWPQVVIERHFGSTSMFRIGANVGFRGHTGANAAFGLRPDGTPQLENGELEYGNLVTGGLGVSLRVLGPLDLVAESYGTYLVGGRSAAKQRLSAEALGGIKLFIERNSFLMLGAGLGYLPGFQSAGLRGTIGFVFEPSIGDRDGDGIKDDEDDCPDEPEDFDGFQDTKSDSPPGKYGCPDPDNDNDGIPDIDDRCPNNPEDRDGDEDEDGCPEGNDGDRDGDGILDSRDKCPDEPEDRDGFEDKDGCPDPDNDKDGIPDKVDQCPNDPEDKDGFEDEDGCPDPDNDNDGIPDVKDQCPNEPETFNGKDDEDGCPDRGGVIVEENNILILEKINFETGSAKILPESNGILDAVATTLKAHPEFTLVEVQGHADERGNDLTNLRLTEARSKSVVEALVQRGVNRNSLRSMGYGEYCPLEAAHNAEAWEKNRRVEFKVVKSDKGDTGVELGCQLARDKGVKPPAP, from the coding sequence ATGACGGTTCTCTCCCGCTCGCACTGGAGCGACTCTGGCTCGCCCGCGCTGCACTCGTCCGGGCGCATCGGGCGGGCCTTCCGTGGTCTTTCGCTCTCTCTCGCTGCAGCGCTGGTCGGTCTCGGCGCGCTGCTGGTCCCCGCCAGCGAGGCGGCGGCGCAGACCTCGCCGACCCGGGCCGGCGGGACGACGGGGAACGGGGACGGGATGGACCTCCATCTGTTCCGGCCGTCGGTCGACTCGAAGGGGTTCTTCGGGGTGAACGGCGCGGACATCCTGGGCGCCAACGACATCAGCCTGGGGCTGATCATCGACTACGGGCACGGCCTCGTGCCGCTCGCGCCGAACCCGAACGACACGGATGCGCTGATCAAGCATGCGTTCCAGGGCACGTTCCAGTTCAACTACGGGATCGCGAACTGGTTGACGGTCGGTCTGTCGGCGCCGGTGGTGCTGAGCGGCGGCGACGCGATCCAGGGGATCGGGCCGACGGGGCGGACGTACAACGACGACGACGCGGAGGCGCAGGCGCTCGGCAACCTGGCGCTGCACGTGAAGCTGCGGCTGCTCCGGCCGGCGTCGGACCCGATCGGGCTGTCGATCATCGCGCAGGCCGGCTACGGGGTGGGCGGGAGCGCGGATCTGAGCGCGGAGCCGGGGTTCTGGTACTGGCCGCAGGTGGTGATCGAGCGGCACTTCGGCTCGACGAGCATGTTCCGGATCGGGGCGAACGTGGGCTTCCGCGGGCACACGGGGGCGAACGCGGCGTTCGGACTGCGGCCCGACGGGACGCCGCAGCTCGAGAACGGGGAGCTGGAGTACGGGAACCTGGTGACGGGCGGGCTCGGAGTGAGCTTGCGGGTGCTGGGGCCGCTGGACCTCGTGGCGGAGAGCTACGGGACGTACCTGGTGGGGGGCCGGAGCGCGGCGAAGCAGCGGCTGAGCGCGGAGGCGCTGGGCGGGATCAAGCTGTTCATCGAGCGGAACAGCTTCCTGATGCTGGGCGCGGGCCTCGGGTATCTGCCGGGGTTCCAGTCGGCGGGGCTGCGCGGGACGATCGGGTTCGTGTTCGAGCCGTCGATCGGGGACCGGGACGGCGACGGGATCAAGGACGACGAGGACGACTGCCCGGACGAGCCGGAGGATTTCGACGGCTTCCAGGACACGAAGAGCGACTCGCCGCCCGGCAAATACGGGTGCCCGGATCCGGACAACGACAACGACGGCATCCCGGACATCGACGATCGCTGCCCCAACAACCCCGAGGACCGGGACGGGGACGAGGACGAGGACGGCTGCCCCGAGGGGAACGATGGCGATCGGGACGGGGACGGGATCCTCGACTCGCGCGACAAGTGCCCGGACGAGCCGGAGGATCGCGACGGGTTCGAGGACAAGGACGGCTGCCCCGATCCGGACAACGACAAGGATGGGATCCCGGACAAGGTCGATCAGTGCCCGAACGATCCGGAGGACAAGGACGGGTTCGAGGACGAGGACGGGTGCCCCGATCCGGACAACGACAACGACGGCATCCCCGACGTGAAGGATCAGTGCCCGAACGAGCCCGAGACCTTCAACGGGAAGGATGACGAAGACGGCTGCCCGGATCGGGGTGGCGTCATCGTGGAGGAGAACAACATCCTCATCCTGGAGAAGATCAACTTCGAGACGGGCAGCGCGAAGATCCTGCCGGAGTCGAACGGGATCCTCGATGCGGTGGCGACGACGCTGAAGGCGCATCCGGAGTTCACGCTGGTGGAGGTGCAGGGGCACGCCGACGAGCGCGGCAACGACCTGACGAACCTGCGGCTGACCGAGGCGCGGTCGAAGTCGGTCGTGGAGGCGCTGGTGCAGCGCGGGGTGAACCGGAACTCGCTGCGCTCGATGGGCTACGGCGAGTACTGCCCGCTCGAGGCAGCCCACAACGCGGAAGCGTGGGAGAAGAACCGGCGCGTGGAGTTCAAGGTGGTGAAGTCCGACAAGGGCGACACCGGGGTGGAGCTGGGCTGCCAGCTCGCGCGCGACAAGGGCGTCAAGCCGCCGGCTCCCTGA
- a CDS encoding VOC family protein, producing the protein MTSHVSPIPEGYESAIPYLIMRGASDALAFYAKAFGAVEVMKLVGPDGKLGHAEMMIGRARFSLADEYPEMNIVGPQSLGGTSVSIQVYVEDVDAICRRAKEAGAKILQEPKDEFYGDRTCKVEDPFGHVWLFQARNEVISIEEMDRRFQALFT; encoded by the coding sequence ATGACGAGCCATGTGAGTCCCATTCCCGAGGGCTACGAGTCCGCGATCCCTTACCTGATCATGCGAGGGGCCAGCGACGCGCTCGCCTTCTATGCGAAGGCGTTCGGGGCCGTGGAGGTCATGAAGCTGGTGGGGCCAGACGGGAAGCTCGGGCACGCCGAGATGATGATCGGGCGGGCGCGGTTCAGCCTCGCCGACGAGTACCCCGAGATGAACATCGTGGGCCCGCAGTCGCTCGGGGGAACGTCGGTGAGCATCCAGGTTTACGTGGAAGACGTGGATGCGATCTGTCGTCGGGCCAAGGAGGCCGGTGCGAAGATCCTTCAGGAGCCGAAGGACGAGTTCTACGGCGACCGGACCTGCAAGGTCGAGGACCCGTTCGGGCATGTGTGGCTGTTCCAGGCGCGCAACGAGGTGATCTCCATCGAGGAGATGGACCGGCGCTTCCAGGCGCTGTTCACGTAG
- a CDS encoding class I SAM-dependent methyltransferase, with the protein MPSAIPEEALESRKQAVQSHWQQEACGTRGVAEEDRKAFFEQIEQERYMWEPYIPLFAQFESGRGKSVLEVGVGAGTDFVNWVRHGAEATGVDLTERGVMLTRERLSLEGLSATVIQADAEALPFADASFDLVYSYGVLHHSPHTVRAVSEVHRVLKPGGTARVMVYHLHSWAVWMVWAMNCAAQGRPWKSPRWAAYHHLESPGTKTYTREEALTLFSSFSKVEARSQLCSGDLLSFRRSAKYSSGLHALAWEYYPRRLVQLAGNRFGLALMIEAQK; encoded by the coding sequence ATGCCCTCCGCGATCCCGGAAGAAGCGCTGGAGTCACGCAAGCAGGCCGTGCAGTCGCACTGGCAGCAGGAGGCTTGCGGGACGCGCGGCGTCGCGGAGGAGGATCGCAAGGCCTTCTTCGAGCAGATCGAGCAGGAGCGCTACATGTGGGAGCCATACATCCCGCTGTTCGCGCAGTTCGAGAGCGGTCGAGGGAAGTCGGTGCTCGAAGTGGGGGTCGGAGCGGGGACCGATTTCGTCAACTGGGTGCGTCATGGCGCAGAGGCGACGGGGGTCGATCTGACCGAGCGCGGGGTGATGCTGACCCGCGAGCGGCTCTCGCTGGAGGGACTCTCGGCCACGGTGATCCAGGCCGACGCGGAGGCGCTGCCGTTCGCGGATGCGTCGTTCGACCTCGTGTACTCGTACGGCGTGTTGCACCACAGCCCGCACACGGTGCGGGCCGTCTCGGAGGTGCACCGGGTGCTGAAGCCAGGGGGGACGGCGCGGGTGATGGTCTATCACCTGCACTCCTGGGCGGTGTGGATGGTGTGGGCGATGAACTGCGCGGCGCAGGGTCGTCCGTGGAAGAGTCCGCGCTGGGCGGCGTACCATCACCTGGAGAGCCCGGGGACGAAGACGTACACGCGCGAGGAGGCGCTGACGCTGTTCTCGTCGTTCTCGAAGGTGGAGGCCAGGTCGCAGCTCTGCTCGGGGGACCTGCTGTCGTTCAGGCGAAGCGCGAAGTACTCCTCAGGGCTGCACGCGCTGGCCTGGGAGTACTACCCGCGACGGCTGGTGCAGCTCGCTGGCAATCGGTTCGGGCTGGCGTTGATGATCGAGGCGCAGAAGTAG
- a CDS encoding MmcQ/YjbR family DNA-binding protein: MATRKTQVGSASKAVSKSAAASKPKAVSTPRAARKATSKSAATSTRSPAASTPRRARKPLDLTAVRTIALAFPGAEEGVSYGTPAFRNRKKLFARLREDGESLVVMIDIEARDGLLDADPATFFITDHYRNYPCLLVRLAVVSTETLHDLLEQSWRRTASARQLQALGAASSLA, encoded by the coding sequence ATGGCGACCCGGAAGACGCAGGTCGGCAGCGCGTCGAAGGCGGTCAGCAAGTCAGCCGCGGCCAGCAAGCCGAAAGCCGTCAGCACGCCGAGAGCGGCCAGGAAGGCCACCAGCAAGTCGGCGGCGACCTCCACCCGCTCCCCGGCCGCTTCGACCCCGCGCCGCGCCAGGAAGCCCCTCGACCTCACGGCCGTGCGCACGATCGCCCTCGCCTTTCCTGGCGCAGAGGAAGGCGTCTCCTACGGCACCCCCGCCTTCCGCAACCGCAAGAAGCTCTTTGCCCGCCTGCGCGAAGATGGTGAATCGCTCGTGGTCATGATCGACATCGAAGCCCGCGACGGCCTTCTCGACGCCGACCCGGCGACCTTCTTCATCACCGACCACTACCGGAACTACCCCTGCCTGCTGGTGCGCCTCGCGGTCGTCTCCACCGAGACCCTCCACGACCTCCTCGAACAGTCCTGGCGTCGCACCGCCTCCGCACGCCAGCTCCAGGCCCTCGGCGCCGCCAGCTCCCTGGCGTGA